GCTGAAATGTCTAACATCGTTGAAACGTGCCATGTCTTATCGTCATCAACCTCCTGCCTACCTCCGCTATTGGAAAGCTCAACTACAACCTTTGGGACGACCAGCATTTTGGGGAGCAGCTGTCTTGTTATCCCTAATGTTGTGGTTTCTCCGGGAATACTGGAACCGTCCAGAATTGCTAAGGGCAATTGGGATCAATCAAGTGGCTGAAACTGATACTCCCACCGTTGAACCAACCCTGTCTTCTGAAGATGATGAACTAGCGGCAAGGTTGGCTGATATTGATAATTCTGCCGTGCTATTAGCAGAGCTCGAAGCCCTAAGTGCTATATCAGTACCACCACAGCAAACCAAGAAAGGCAAAAAGTCTAAAACCAAAAATTCGGAAGGGTTATTTACTCAAGTTATTCAGCAGACAAAAGCTAACTCCCAAGCAAAATCACCTTTACTAACCCCAAACGTCCAACCTCAGCAGTCCTCAAAAGCCAGACATCCGTTTGTTACATCTACAAACTTTAATGTCCCTCCCGTTCCTGGGAGTGGCTTACTGAGCAATCCTAACTCTGTTAATCAGAGATCTTTATCCTCAAGCACACTGAACCAGACTAATTCTGTCTTGGGGTTGGGTTCCCTCAATTCCCTCTACACTAATCCAGCCGAGTTACCAGTCAGCCCTTTACAGGAAGCCTTGAATAGGCTTAATGCTGCTAAGTCTGCTACCGGTAATAGCAAAGCTCAACTACCTGCTAACATCTTGCCTTCAAACATCTCCTATGGAAACAGGGGAGTTCAGCAACAAGGGAACTCAGGAACTCAGGAAATCAAAGCTAGGGGCGGGATACCGTTGAGGGCAACTGGGAATCAAGCATTACCGACTCCCTCCTATCCAGGACAAATTACCTATCCTGGGGTAACAACACCAGGTGTAACCGGCAACAGGACTTTCTCGACCACACCCACAACAGCTCCTTCTCCAGGACAAATTAATTATCCTGGAGTCAATCTACCTCGAACAAGGAACGATAGAACTTTTCCGACAACACCTACAGTTCCTCTCAATTCCAACACCTACTCTAGTCCATTCAGGCAAGCTACCGGTGTAGCAACGGCAGCACCGCTTACACCAGTAGTACCGCAAGCAACGAGTAAATTGGGGCAATTTTCTACCCAGTCTACTAGTCAAAATCAGTTTTTCAATCAGCCTCAGTTAAAGTCTAAGCTTGAACCAAGTCAGCTAAGGCGACGTGACATACTCCGGACGCTGCCCTAACCGGACAGCGCGGGCTTCTTACCAACTCCAGCTATTGCCGAGGATACAAGGGATTTGCTTTATTAACGACACGGTCAGAAGTTACCGTAAGGTACTGGTCGCCTTTATGGTTGGTAGGCTTAGGGTAAAAAGGTTAAATCTTATTGATTAAGGCGACCAGTACTATCGGTTTCGTCTCCGGGATGCCCCGACCCGCCGGAACAATACAAAAAAAAGTTCTATTTTCAGTTGGTAGGTGGCGATTAGCTCTTAATTTGTTTTCCCTTATCAAATGGGCATTTCGACGTTCCGACCCTTGCCCCGCCCTTCCCATACGACACTTACCCAATGAAGGTAAAGTGCGGGGCTTCTCGCGGTTTAGCTAAAATATTTAATGATTGCCTCAGCAAACTCAGAACACTTCAACGCAGGTTCTACGGGTGGAGTCATCATCCGGGCTAGGTCATAAGTAACTTCCCGGTTAGCGATCGCATCTGATATCCCTTTCTTAATCAAATCAGCAGCTTCTTGCCAACCCATATACTCTAGCATCATCACTCCGGATAAAATCACAGAGCCTGGATTTACCCGGTCTAGACCCGCATGTTTGGGAGCTGTGCCATGGGTGGCTTCAAAAATCGCACACGTGTCACCAATATTCGCTCCTGGACCCATACCTAATCCACCAACCATAGCAGCAGCAGCATCGGATAGGTAATCACCATTGAGATTCATCGTGGCCAGAATAGAGTATTCCGCTGGTCTAGTCTGGATTTGTTGGAAAATGCTGTCCGCAATCCGGTCATTGACCATCACCTTATCTTGCCATTGACCTTGCCCATGGGTGTCCCAGATGGAATTCAGGACATTTTCCACTTCCTGGATCACCTTAGCCTGTTTTTCTGGGGTCAAGGCATCATAACCCGGTTCAATGGCGCGAGCATTATCTTCCAGGGTAATGTCAGGATTTTGCTCTTTGTTGCTCAGAATCCAAGATTCCCGTTCAGTTACAGATTCTGCTCGAAACTCTGTGGTTGCTAGTTCATAACCCCAGTCCCGGAACGCGCCTTCGGTGTACTTCATAATATTCCCCTTATGTACCAAAGTCACCATCTGCTTAGGCTTAGGTAACCTGAGGGCATGTTGGATGGCGCGGCGCACTAAACGCTGGGAGCCAGTTTTACTGATAGGTTTAATGCCAATACCAGCATCTAAGGGAATCTGTTTTTTGCCATGTTCTGGAGTCGCTGGGATTAGATCCTGATTGAGTAAAGTAATCAATTTTTCAGCAACTTCGCTTCCTTTGGGCCATTCAATACCCAAGTAGATATCTTCTGTATTTTCCCGATAGACAATCACATCCAGTTTCTCTGGAGTTTTGTGGGGAGAGGGGGTTCCTGGGTAGTACTTACAGGGACGCACACAGGCGTAGAGGTCATTAATTTGCCGCAGGGCAACATTGAGAGAGCGTATACCACCACCCACAGGAGTTGTCAAGGGTCCTTTGATGGCAATGCCGTATTCTTTGATGGCATTTAGGGTGTCTTGGGGTAAATACTGATAAGTACCGTACTTTTCGCAAGCTTCGTCACCGGCGTAGATTTTAAACCAGCTGATGCTGCGCTTGGCACCATAGGCGCATTGGACCGATGCATCAATTACCTTCTGGGCAGCTGGCCAGATATCAACGCCAGTACCATCTCCGCGAATAAACGGAATTATTGGGTTGTCAGGAACAATGGGTTGACCATCCTTGTAGGTAATGGCAGAACCGGTCTGGCAAGGGGAGATTTTCTCGTACATAAAGTAGTTTTAATGAATGTCAGATGGAAGTTGGCAATAGACCTATAGTCAGAAAACTACCAGATCTACTGCACTGGGCTTGAGACATTAAGCTTTTTTGCTGATTAACCCCAGGTAAATGGTAGTTGACCTAAGGTCTATCCATAGGGGGATGGCAAAAACTATACTATAGTTAAGCTTCTCATTAAGATAATTACTACTTGACAGGGCAAGAGTGGCAGAAAGAGCAGGTAGTTGTTGAGCTTTCTTCCCGAAAATTCCCATTTCTGGGTATTAGCATGAGTGAACGTAGTTCAAGTTCAAAGCTTTGATGAAGTTATTACACCATGGCTCAACTGTTTGAAATCAGCCTTTATGCTGAAATAGGGGTTCTATAGCTTAAGTTCTCCTGTAATAGGAAGGTGTTCAACTGTTTTACCACAGCAAGCCAAGGCTGCTTTGTGCAGCGCCATCGCTCCTAAAAAATTGCTTGGGTGATGTGTCAATAGTTAGGGCTTCAACACCGAAACTTACAGTGTTATTAGCATAGATGCTGCCTATGGTCAATCGAATTCCGATCAAAAGATATGGTGTATTGTTTGTCTCAGTTGGCCTTTCATAGACTTCCAGCCAGATGGCAACAGCATCAATTCATGACCAATTGGCAGGAGTGTTTGTAGAAAAGGTGGCTCCAGAAAGAATATGAAAAAGATTTTAGTTGTTGACGATGATAAAACCCTGCTAACTCTTTTGAAGCGCTACCTGGAACATCGAGGATACCAGGTAGAACAAGTGTGTTCGGGAACTGAAGCCTTGGAAGCTTGTGTCAAAAATCCACCTGATCTGGTAGTTTCTGATGTACTGATGCCGGAGATGGATGGGCTAGAGTTTTGCCGTCGTCTGAGAAACATTCCCAATGGTAGGCTGATGCCATTTATTTTTTTGTCTAGCAAAGCAGAATTAGAAGACCGTATTAGTGGTCATTCTATGGGAGCAGATGATTATTTAACTAAACCAGTTGCTCCCAGAGAATTAGAGGCAAAAATCGAAGCACTGCTAGAGCGCTCCCACCGTATCCATGCTGAAATTGTTCGGTTGATGCAGCAAGCTACTGCTATAGCTCCTGGCCATCTAGCTAACCAATTCTCAACATCAGCAGCTGCTGATAATTCTAAGACTTTGGCTCAGGTAGGGGCAAAACCTAAACCTCTACCCTTGACACCAGCAGAAGAACGAGTATTTTGGCAAGTTATTCAGGGGTTAACCAACAAAGAAATAAGCGATCGCCTATTTATCAGCCCTCGTACTGTGCAGACTCACCTCAGTAGCATACTCCATAAGTTGAAACTACATAATCGTAGCCAATTGGTGCGCTTTGCCTATGAGCACGGATACAAACGTCCCAAGGAGTAGACATGAAAGGAATTTTCCCTCAAACGGCGAAATCGGGTTTATTGGTCAATCTTCAGTGACGGAGCTGCCTTGTATTTATACTTCCCACAGACATCAACTGAGCTTTTATTTAACTATCAGCTATCACCCATCAGCCAATTTCCTGACTGCTGACCTAGACAAGCTAACCCCTCATGATATAACTTATCAGCTTTCAACTTCTTCCGCAACCAGTCTCCGGTCTACCGGACGGTCGGTGGTGAGAGGTCAGATGAACTGAAGTAAAATCGCCGCCAAAATGGGTTATCGATTTTGAGCAAAAGTTTGAGCCTATGTGTACTAGGACTGCCCTTTTCCATGAACGGAAAATTCAACGAATTGCGGACAGGGTTTTCCGGAACTTCAGA
The Moorena sp. SIOASIH genome window above contains:
- a CDS encoding NADP-dependent isocitrate dehydrogenase — encoded protein: MYEKISPCQTGSAITYKDGQPIVPDNPIIPFIRGDGTGVDIWPAAQKVIDASVQCAYGAKRSISWFKIYAGDEACEKYGTYQYLPQDTLNAIKEYGIAIKGPLTTPVGGGIRSLNVALRQINDLYACVRPCKYYPGTPSPHKTPEKLDVIVYRENTEDIYLGIEWPKGSEVAEKLITLLNQDLIPATPEHGKKQIPLDAGIGIKPISKTGSQRLVRRAIQHALRLPKPKQMVTLVHKGNIMKYTEGAFRDWGYELATTEFRAESVTERESWILSNKEQNPDITLEDNARAIEPGYDALTPEKQAKVIQEVENVLNSIWDTHGQGQWQDKVMVNDRIADSIFQQIQTRPAEYSILATMNLNGDYLSDAAAAMVGGLGMGPGANIGDTCAIFEATHGTAPKHAGLDRVNPGSVILSGVMMLEYMGWQEAADLIKKGISDAIANREVTYDLARMMTPPVEPALKCSEFAEAIIKYFS
- a CDS encoding response regulator transcription factor, with translation MKKILVVDDDKTLLTLLKRYLEHRGYQVEQVCSGTEALEACVKNPPDLVVSDVLMPEMDGLEFCRRLRNIPNGRLMPFIFLSSKAELEDRISGHSMGADDYLTKPVAPRELEAKIEALLERSHRIHAEIVRLMQQATAIAPGHLANQFSTSAAADNSKTLAQVGAKPKPLPLTPAEERVFWQVIQGLTNKEISDRLFISPRTVQTHLSSILHKLKLHNRSQLVRFAYEHGYKRPKE